The sequence taaaccttagcgtaggatcatttttttgttagtttgtaccaagtctagttacaattagcattttttctgcctttttgacacacacttggagatgttactgtatattttgtaatccttatgtgtgctatggcagtataacacctaatatgttgctcagctatgtcctgctcttagtgcaacaatgtgtcacgggcaacgctgtcacggattccaaaacacagacagaccacaaagagagagaacacagagagagaaacttgtaataccggtccttagaatggccgggctatacaagcagagaatagtcaaggtacaagccgaagtcaaaggggtaaagagaaacggaacaacgataggacaagccgaggtcaaggatcagagaagacaggataaacgggagacaaagccaagatttggtaaccagacagttgactaaaatcacaccccaaaacgggtctgcttattcggcctgggtgtggaaaactttaaaacaatggccaatacataggccgggctgagaggggcaatcagggcagtaatagcttgtctcaactcttacgcccctcttgttacacaccctgcaccttttctgggggttttgttttttaggggttggtggaatcttaaagcagaagtgacctgcctccattcttctgctaggctccactgatggtccccctctgtggcactcaagtaacccagaaatgagctgaaattgaaatgaaaggaatgtgcatttcagctcagcatttgcctttttaaaaataataaaggcattgtggactgccgtctgcattatatatatgcccacttttttgtaccatgccctggtTTTGCGCATGATTAGATACGGCTGCATTAGTTGATCGGATAGATCAACTCCCCCCCATGTaccgattatattgctgaatgcagactggcacccatttatattcctctctgccacgaactgcgaccctgcgagtgttttccccatggatcgtagttaggatgaaaacctcctttttatcgcggtacttgagtgccagcagttcattctggcagagagctgctgtttcccccttttttagttttttttctgctagagcctttgggaaacctgtgcgactcttcctgatagtgccacaggccacggtctcaaaaCAGTACAGCATTTATAAGAGTTGGATgctgttataaaagttatcgatgtataagtgataacctttgttgagtaatggcattattaagtcccagacaattttcccacttgtccctactgtatctgggcaacctgggggatcaaggtggctatcccttccttcgtatacacggaaggtgtatacatagccactgccactttcacataatttataaaattttatcccataccgggatcttttggatgggatgtattgtctaaatcccagtcttcccttatatttcatgagggactcatcaattgaaatgtgttttttgggggtgtaaATAGTGGCAAAATTTTCATTTAAGTGGGAAATtagagggcgtattttataaagaatgtcatactgcggatgacctttttttttttttttttttttttttgtttggttggtTGTTTTTTGAGATAAGCAACTCAGATTAGTAGCAGACAATATCCAAATTGAACAGTATTAGATGAAATACACAATgtcattatacacacagacagtgctCCAGACTCAAGCATCACAAAAGGTGCCTTTTCAGAGCACTACCTGTGAACAGATACACACTAGACTCTGTAGACAAATCTGCAAGTCATTTCACACTCTGATTAACAAGAACTGAAAGGTTTAGCAatcatttaattttcttttctcttgaaataaaaatatatacatatacataaaatggGCCTTTATTTCATTTAGAAGTATGCAGCTTGACCGTGTATCTTGGAAGGTCTCAAACTGTGCTGGGGAGGAGAAAATGAAGTTCGGCATCCATTCCTGTGTGCATGCAACAAGCAGCAAAACAGCAAAGTTACTCCTGTTAGCTTGGAATCAGCTGTGCTTTCTGCTGGATGCTGAACCATTCACAGAATTCTGAAGACTCTGATTTGTTGATCCAAACGAAGAACCCATGAATCCTTGCTGGGATGGGTTTACTGGGTTCCCATCTCCCTTTAGAACACCAGTGCACTTCCAATTGTCCATGTAGTTTGCTTTCCACAGTCGTACACTTCCATCATCTCCTGATGATGCCAAAACAGTACCAGTGATGTTCCAACTCACTCTCCATACCTGAGAGTTGTGGTTATCAAACTGAGCCACTGTGTGAATCTCAAACTTTGTCACACCTCCAGAAGAGGTCTGCTCCTTCCTTAAGGGTTTCATGGTAAATATTCTAACATCTTTTGAGGCAACAGCAAGAATGTGGAAAGATCGTCCCAGATTTGGAGCAAAGGAGAGGTCATGAACAGGATCTGTGACAGTCATAAATGTTTCTGCTTTTACATATTTCCTTGTATTTTCATTGTATTCATATATTTGGACTTTTCCCATAATATTGGGACTACTGTCATCACTACCAACTGCGATCATTGGAGAATGAGCTCGCGAACTGGAAGGATTCCAGGAGATGCAACTGCAGCTCAACTTGCCAGAGATTTCATGCTGCAGAGACCACTGGCTCAGGTTCATCACATCAGGTGCTTCATACACTCTCACTACACCATCTGCTGAACATGTTGCCAACATCAGCCCCATGTGCTTTGGAGCAAATTTTACATCAGTAACTGAGGTTCTACTGTCCACAAGTGTTGTCCTCTTAACCCAATGACTTTGCCCACGTAATTTATCATTTGATTCACCAACAATTTCCTCCCACACAGCAGCTGTTCTGTCAAACGAACATGAAGCCAAAACCTGTCCAAACTCTGGATGAGCCCAAGTTACTCGCCACACAGAACCACTGTGCGTCTTCCAACTTGCTGTGCAGTGCCAATCGCCATTTTCACTTTTATCCCAAACACTGGAGACCGATTTTGTTTCTGTAGGGGGGCGACAGTGGGTCTTGATGGATTGCTGCCTGCGGCGAGGGACCCTCCGCATCCATGATCGATGCGGTTCATCCCTGCTGGTTTTCGGCCCAGATAGACCACGTGAGGGTGAGTGTGCCGCTGTTGTGGAGGGAGCGCACTGGGGTGCCCGCTCTTTTCCCACCTCTCCCCCTCTGTTCCTCCCCTTCACCGGAGCTGTTGGCGCCCGTAGGTGAGCTGAGAGCTTGGCCCAGAAGGTTGTAAAGATTTCGGTCAGGTGTCGTGGTACCTGCTCGGGTGAGCCCTGTGTGGTCGTATCGGTTTCTTGCACATGAGGTGGCagcgtgtccgccatcttggggtttACTGTCCCGTCCAGGGCCTGCATCGGTGTGGGTGCTTAAAAGTTGCAGAGGGTAGTGGTGTTtgcccgtggggaccgggataacccccaccggtccagaggggggggggaacacagccagGTGCCGGTCAGAGAACTggaagagcggccgtctcaccccagCTCAAGCTCATCTAGGCCTCAGTCCCCTCAGTCCGGGTAATACAGCTTTAGATCGGTTTGTGTCAGGTATCCCTGAGATCCCCAGCTTCCGCTTAGCAGGGTGAGTACCTTGTAGGGTCAGATTTAGCGTGTGTCCCGCAGTTAGCCCCGGATTTTAGGTTACAGAAGCCGGAGCTCAGACGATACACGTCTGATCCGtccagcagtcaggctccgccccccgcggatgaccttttggggggcacttcatattgtcattaaaatgcataaaacgcagtatgtcctcatatctctccctatgcatagtctgggaaaaaatgggggtattaaaaataggatttttagtccagtacattctaattgtgggctttttaactacccccattaacatggtcagtgcccagaattgtttaatttctggcacactggttgggtaccatctctctgtgctggcgattcgggagtcttggttgcgtgcaagatattgctccgcatacagATTCGTCTGGGTAACTACTTCCCCAAAACAATCATCCCCCAAAAACAGCTccatacaatccagcgcattatagccagacaggtcagcctgtatgccgggattggcagtgaacactggtatgtctggcgaa comes from Pelobates fuscus isolate aPelFus1 chromosome 5, aPelFus1.pri, whole genome shotgun sequence and encodes:
- the LOC134610501 gene encoding nucleoporin SEH1-A-like, which codes for MADTLPPHVQETDTTTQGSPEQVPRHLTEIFTTFWAKLSAHLRAPTAPVKGRNRGGEVGKERAPQCAPSTTAAHSPSRGLSGPKTSRDEPHRSWMRRVPRRRQQSIKTHCRPPTETKSVSSVWDKSENGDWHCTASWKTHSGSVWRVTWAHPEFGQVLASCSFDRTAAVWEEIVGESNDKLRGQSHWVKRTTLVDSRTSVTDVKFAPKHMGLMLATCSADGVVRVYEAPDVMNLSQWSLQHEISGKLSCSCISWNPSSSRAHSPMIAVGSDDSSPNIMGKVQIYEYNENTRKYVKAETFMTVTDPVHDLSFAPNLGRSFHILAVASKDVRIFTMKPLRKEQTSSGGVTKFEIHTVAQFDNHNSQVWRVSWNITGTVLASSGDDGSVRLWKANYMDNWKCTGVLKGDGNPVNPSQQGFMGSSFGSTNQSLQNSVNGSASSRKHS